A window from Culex pipiens pallens isolate TS chromosome 3, TS_CPP_V2, whole genome shotgun sequence encodes these proteins:
- the LOC120416546 gene encoding testis-specific serine/threonine-protein kinase 6-like, with amino-acid sequence MSSKIESVSGRKTAQEHVKTLGYRFVARLGEGTFSKVYLTEYTSPNAVGVEKLACKLIDTAVCSAKFRRKFLPRELAVLLRVRHPHIIRIQAIVKCHSKIFIFMRYAELGDLLTFILAHGAIGESQSRIWGRQVGLALQYLHESGIAHRDLKCENILITTNFNVKLSDFGFARHVMRSHEVELSSTYCGSFDYASPEILKGTPYNPKASDMWAYGVLLYVMLNKSMPFKGRTKAVYELQLARKWQFRSRVRSKLSHQVKSLVTNLLEPNPIIRYTIDETLINDWFMDVPKLRALNPDEFVCLAEARSVTRACSSDVLHVQSKLRQSGSDVITTIKQVEQRDAPQFKSNLSLKTSTILLLQDDSTVNDAPPDDEERPEPADEPDDPQQQPSPDDTRSL; translated from the exons ATGAGTTCCAAAATTGAATCCGTGTCGGGTAGGAAGACAGCACAGGAGCACGTTAAGACGTTGGGCTACCGGTTTGTGGCGCGACTTGGCGAGGGTACGTTCTCAAAG GTTTACCTTACCGAGTACACAAGCCCGAACGCAGTTGGTGTTGAAAAGCTAGCTTGCAAGCTGATCGACACGGCGGTGTGCAGTGCCAAGTTCCGGCGCAAGTTCTTACCACGGGAATTGGCGGTTCTTCTACGAGTCCGGCATCCGCACATCATCCGGATCCAGGCGATCGTCAAATGTCACTCGAAGATCTTCATATTTATGCGGTACGCTGAACTGGGCGACTTGTTGACCTTCATCCTAGCCCATGGAGCTATTGGTGAGAGTCAGAGCAGGATTTGGGGACGCCAAGTCGGGCTGGCGTTGCAATATCTGCACGAATCCGGGATAGCACACCGGGATCTCAAGTGCGAGAACATCCTGATCACCACGAACTTCAACGTCAAGTTGAGTGACTTTGGATTTGCACGGCACGTGATGCGAAGTCACGAGGTGGAACTGAGCAGCACCTACTGCGGATCGTTCGACTACGCCTCGCCGGAGATCCTCAAAGGGACTCCGTACAATCCCAAAGCATCCGACATGTGGGCCTACGGAGTACTACTCTACGTCATGCTCAACAAATCGATGCCCTTCAAGGGTCGTACAAAGGCAGTCTACGAGCTCCAGTTGGCTCGCAAGTGGCAGTTTAGATCGCGAGTCCGCAGCAAGTTATCCCACCAGGTCAAATCCCTGGTAACGAACCTCCTAGAACCGAACCcaatcattcgttacaccatcGACGAAACGCTCATCAACGACTGGTTCATGGACGTTCCCAAACTACGAGCCCTCAACCCAGACGAATTCGTGTGCCTAGCCGAGGCCCGCTCCGTAACCAGGGCCTGCTCCAGCGACGTTCTGCACGTCCAATCGAAGCTGCGCCAGTCCGGCAGCGACGTCATAACGACCATCAAGCAGGTCGAGCAACGAGACGCGCCCCAATTTAAATCCAATTTGTCACTAAAGACGTCCACCATCCTACTGCTGCAAGACGACTCCACGGTCAACGATGCACCACCTGACGACGAAGAACGCCCTGAACCCGCCGACGAACCTGATGATCCCCAGCAGCAACCTTCCCCAGATGATACCCGTTCGTTATAA